The following proteins are encoded in a genomic region of Nicotiana sylvestris chromosome 4, ASM39365v2, whole genome shotgun sequence:
- the LOC104213775 gene encoding serpin-ZXA-like isoform X1, whose amino-acid sequence MPCILKVHGKKYLTNNKPGTKIFTYSTVTKFQFHLTGCKDFLYGSFEGVQVAKIPYLIGKDKKEFSMYIFLPKEKDGLPNLLTKVNSCPKFFTKKYRLRKEELDAFYIPKFKFSYIVVDEVKETMQEMGLTLPFDDECEEITGIVETEGPFIINRILQKAFVEVNEKGTEAAAVTYESDDDLGFSLYDMPPPRPRFVADHPFLFMIREDVSRSVLFVGAVLNPLSESND is encoded by the coding sequence ATGCCTTGTATTTTAAAGGTACATGGAAAGAAATATTTGACGAACAACAAACCAGGAACAAAGATTTTTACCTACTCAACGGTGACAAAATTTCAGTTCCATTTGACTGGTTGCAAAGATTTTCTGTATGGATCATTTGAAGGTGTTCAAGTTGCTAAAATTCCTTACTTAATTGGAAAAGACAAGAAAGAGTTTTCTATGTATATTTTTCTTCCAAAAGAAAAAGATGGATTGCCTAACTTATTGACAAAAGTGAATTCTTGTCCAAAATTCTTTACCAAAAAATACAGACTTCGGAAGGAAGAACTTGATGCATTCTACATTCCAAAGTTCAAATTCTCATACATTGTAGTGGATGAAGTGAAAGAAACAATGCAGGAAATGGGATTGACTCTACCTTTTGACGACGAATGCGAAGAGATAACTGGGATTGTAGAAACTGAAGGGCCATTCATTATCAATAGGATATTACAAAAAGCATTTGTGGAAGTAAATGAGAAGGGTACTGAGGCAGCAGCTGTTACTTACGAGTCAGATGATGACTTGGGATTTTCATTGTATGATATGCCACCACCTCGTCCAAGGTTTGTAGCAGATCATCCTTTCTTGTTCATGATCAGGGAAGATGTTTCAAGATCGGTGCTTTTTGTTGGAGCTGTGCTAAATCCTTTGAGTGAGTCAAATGATTAA